One Clavibacter zhangzhiyongii genomic region harbors:
- a CDS encoding M4 family metallopeptidase, with the protein MRRTILPPYLLTRLAEADPDRVSAARQAARRALRDQGPLIHDRRGPGARPDASALAERDPSGIHRTISDAGNREELPGRTVRVEGAPDTGDAEVDEAYAGLGATYSLFSEVYGRESLDDRGLPLLATVHYGEEYDNAFWDGTRMVFGDGDGEVFAPFTRSLTVIGHELTHGVTELTLGLVYQGQSGALNESISDVFGVLVEQHALGQTADEATWLVGAELFLDRSTGLALRSMRAPGTAYDDDVLGKDPQPGHMDDYVETEEDNGGVHINSGIPNRAFFLAATAIGGEAWEGAGRVWYDVIDAGAVRADADFAAFARATVEAAAARYGEGASEVAAVQAAWEGVGIEV; encoded by the coding sequence ATGAGACGCACGATCCTCCCGCCGTACCTGCTGACCCGCCTCGCCGAGGCCGATCCCGACCGGGTGTCCGCCGCGCGGCAGGCCGCCCGCCGCGCGCTCCGCGACCAGGGGCCGCTCATCCACGACCGCCGCGGGCCGGGCGCCCGGCCGGACGCGTCGGCGCTCGCGGAGCGCGACCCGTCGGGGATCCACCGCACGATCTCCGACGCGGGGAACCGCGAGGAGCTGCCCGGCCGCACGGTGCGCGTCGAGGGCGCGCCCGACACGGGCGACGCGGAGGTCGACGAGGCGTACGCCGGGCTCGGCGCCACCTACTCCCTCTTCTCCGAGGTCTACGGCCGCGAGTCGCTCGACGACCGCGGCCTCCCGCTGCTCGCGACGGTGCACTACGGCGAGGAGTACGACAACGCGTTCTGGGACGGCACCCGCATGGTCTTCGGCGACGGGGACGGCGAGGTGTTCGCGCCGTTCACGCGGTCGCTCACGGTCATCGGGCACGAGCTGACCCACGGGGTCACCGAGCTCACGCTCGGCCTCGTCTACCAGGGGCAGTCGGGCGCGCTCAACGAGTCGATCTCCGACGTGTTCGGCGTGCTGGTGGAGCAGCACGCGCTGGGGCAGACGGCGGACGAGGCCACCTGGCTCGTCGGCGCCGAGCTGTTCCTCGACCGGTCCACGGGCCTCGCGCTCCGCTCCATGCGCGCGCCGGGCACGGCGTACGACGACGACGTGCTCGGGAAGGACCCGCAGCCCGGCCACATGGACGACTACGTGGAGACCGAGGAGGACAACGGCGGCGTCCACATCAACTCCGGCATCCCGAACCGCGCGTTCTTCCTCGCGGCCACGGCCATCGGCGGGGAGGCCTGGGAGGGCGCGGGCCGCGTCTGGTACGACGTGATCGACGCCGGCGCCGTCCGCGCCGACGCCGACTTCGCCGCCTTCGCGCGCGCCACGGTCGAGGCGGCGGCCGCGCGGTACGGTGAGGGCGCGTCCGAGGTCGCCGCGGTCCAGGCGGCGTGGGAGGGCGTCGGGATCGAGGTCTAG
- a CDS encoding protealysin inhibitor emfourin, whose product MSRTGGMAGMTRTWSVRVDDGADEQAAWCALVDDCPWDEPAAPTPGADRFVYVVRAGDREARLGEAAVDGPWRRLVDRVRDASRGSLGG is encoded by the coding sequence GTGTCGCGCACGGGCGGGATGGCGGGCATGACCCGCACCTGGTCGGTGCGCGTGGACGACGGGGCGGACGAGCAGGCCGCGTGGTGCGCGCTGGTCGACGACTGCCCCTGGGACGAGCCGGCCGCGCCCACGCCGGGCGCCGACCGCTTCGTCTACGTCGTGCGCGCGGGCGACCGCGAGGCGCGCCTCGGCGAGGCCGCCGTCGACGGACCGTGGCGTCGGCTCGTCGACCGGGTGCGCGACGCGTCCCGTGGGAGCCTGGGGGGATGA
- a CDS encoding DUF3097 domain-containing protein: MTPPPFDDDRYGQNVLAAGWRGPAKAGPRPQDATRDLVVEELSTGFCGAIVRVESGMVVLEDFRRKQRTFPLGGSFLLEGEPVALRVPRAAPAGPARTASGSLAVADARARVALPSRIFVEGRHDAELVEKVWGEDLRIEGVVVEYLEGVDHLDEELDRFRPGKGRRVGVLVDHLVPGSKESRIAEAVARGPHRAHALVVGHPYVDVWQSVKPARLGLREWPVIPRHVEWKHGICAALGWPHAEQADIARAWQRILGQVRSYQDLEPALLGRVEQLIDFVTDPAGR; encoded by the coding sequence ATGACGCCGCCCCCCTTCGACGACGACCGCTACGGACAGAACGTGCTCGCCGCCGGATGGCGCGGACCCGCGAAGGCGGGGCCCCGGCCGCAGGACGCGACGCGCGACCTCGTGGTCGAGGAGCTGTCCACCGGGTTCTGCGGCGCGATCGTGCGCGTCGAGTCCGGCATGGTCGTGCTCGAGGACTTCCGGCGGAAGCAGCGCACCTTCCCGCTCGGCGGGTCCTTCCTGCTCGAGGGCGAGCCCGTGGCGCTGCGCGTGCCCCGCGCGGCGCCCGCCGGTCCCGCGCGCACGGCGTCCGGGTCGCTGGCGGTCGCCGACGCCCGGGCCCGCGTGGCCCTGCCCAGCCGGATCTTCGTGGAGGGCCGGCACGACGCCGAGCTGGTTGAGAAGGTGTGGGGCGAGGACCTCCGCATCGAGGGCGTCGTCGTCGAGTACCTCGAGGGCGTCGACCACCTCGACGAGGAGCTCGACCGCTTCCGCCCCGGGAAGGGCCGCCGCGTCGGCGTGCTCGTCGACCACCTCGTGCCGGGATCCAAGGAGAGCCGGATCGCCGAGGCCGTCGCCCGCGGGCCGCACCGCGCGCACGCGCTCGTGGTCGGCCACCCCTACGTGGACGTGTGGCAGTCGGTGAAGCCCGCGCGGCTCGGGCTCCGCGAGTGGCCCGTCATCCCGCGGCACGTCGAGTGGAAGCACGGCATCTGCGCCGCGCTCGGCTGGCCGCACGCCGAGCAGGCCGACATCGCGCGGGCCTGGCAGCGGATCCTCGGCCAGGTGCGCTCCTACCAGGACCTGGAGCCGGCGCTCCTCGGCCGGGTGGAGCAGCTCATCGACTTCGTGACGGATCCCGCGGGCAGGTAG
- a CDS encoding substrate-binding domain-containing protein produces MRRNSPRTSVTLADVAALAGVSTSTASLAYRSTGSITPATRARILAAAADIGYAGPDPTARSLKSGRSGIVGVVVAGSIRRAFQNPVALATMAGLSEALDELEVGQLLLPGRREPRAGSATLLEGMPVDAVVFLTRGEEVDALLPGLRARRIPMVGVEGPHDEGVAVVDIDDARGMGELARHVRALGHRRVGVLMRTTRIEEDGPPGPVLPVGDGLEGIVNRTIRERLRAARAVFPDAVRVEAGGRDLPAGEAAAAVLLDLPSRPTAILAQNDVLAASVLRAAAARGIRVPDELTVTGFDGADLPWLGRRLTTVEQPLHDRGVQAGRMVGELLAGRTPASVVLPVRVRLGETAAAPA; encoded by the coding sequence ATGAGGAGGAACTCGCCGCGCACCTCCGTGACGCTCGCCGACGTGGCCGCGCTCGCCGGCGTCTCCACCTCCACGGCGTCGCTCGCCTACCGCAGCACGGGGTCGATCACGCCGGCCACGCGCGCCCGGATCCTCGCCGCCGCCGCCGACATCGGGTACGCGGGGCCGGATCCCACCGCCCGGTCGCTGAAGAGCGGCCGGTCCGGCATCGTCGGCGTGGTCGTGGCGGGCAGCATCCGCCGGGCGTTCCAGAACCCGGTCGCGCTCGCGACCATGGCGGGCCTCTCGGAGGCGCTCGACGAGCTCGAGGTGGGGCAGCTGCTCCTGCCGGGTCGTCGCGAGCCGCGCGCCGGATCCGCGACGCTCCTGGAGGGCATGCCCGTCGACGCCGTCGTGTTCCTCACCCGCGGCGAGGAGGTGGACGCGCTCCTGCCGGGCCTCCGCGCGCGCCGGATCCCCATGGTCGGCGTCGAGGGTCCGCACGACGAGGGCGTCGCCGTGGTCGACATCGACGACGCGCGCGGCATGGGCGAGCTGGCCCGGCACGTGCGCGCGCTGGGCCACCGCCGCGTCGGCGTGCTGATGCGCACCACGCGCATCGAGGAGGACGGACCGCCCGGCCCCGTCCTGCCCGTGGGCGACGGCCTCGAGGGGATCGTCAACCGCACCATCCGGGAGCGGCTCCGCGCGGCGCGCGCCGTGTTCCCGGACGCCGTCCGCGTCGAGGCGGGCGGCCGCGACCTCCCGGCGGGGGAGGCCGCCGCGGCCGTGCTGCTCGACCTGCCGTCGCGGCCCACGGCGATCCTCGCCCAGAACGACGTGCTCGCCGCGAGCGTGCTGCGGGCGGCGGCCGCGCGCGGGATCCGCGTGCCCGACGAGCTCACGGTCACCGGCTTCGACGGCGCCGACCTGCCGTGGCTCGGCCGGCGGCTCACCACGGTCGAGCAGCCCCTGCACGACCGCGGGGTGCAGGCCGGGCGCATGGTCGGCGAGCTGCTCGCGGGTCGCACGCCGGCGAGCGTCGTGCTGCCCGTGCGCGTGCGCCTCGGCGAGACGGCGGCGGCGCCCGCGTGA
- a CDS encoding extracellular solute-binding protein has translation MRSASLPQQKDTRPVIPRRHLLALAAAASAAVALAGCAPTTSTQAQAQNHAVTDASGTARVFISGDTNVQALWDDGIIPAFEKANPGASVTTTLDLHGEHDAQTMATLTSSVQGGSDPGYDLVDAGFTAAAGTGGLLAPVSADTIPNLATVPDATVQAGGGFGIPYRASSVLLAYDSTEVTDPPRTLDDLLAWITAHPGQFAYNSPSTGGSGGAFVTTVLDSHLDDATREKMTTGYDQSLEGAWDAGFDQLRSLNASMYQGGVYPNGNNQVLDLLGTGAIQMAPVWSDQVITAQKSGTLPSTVRYTQISAPAFTGHASFLGIPKTAEHADVARKLADYVLSAEGQAVIASTIAGYPVISLDQVPEDLRAQFSSADPATLRPGYQSQMASDMSNLWDRKVPGQ, from the coding sequence ATGCGATCCGCATCGCTCCCCCAGCAGAAGGACACCCGACCCGTGATCCCCCGCCGTCACCTCCTCGCCCTCGCCGCCGCCGCCTCAGCCGCGGTCGCGCTCGCCGGCTGCGCTCCCACCACGAGCACGCAGGCCCAGGCGCAGAACCACGCCGTGACCGACGCCTCGGGCACCGCCCGGGTCTTCATCTCCGGCGACACCAACGTCCAGGCCCTCTGGGACGACGGGATCATCCCCGCGTTCGAGAAGGCGAACCCCGGCGCCAGCGTCACCACGACGCTCGACCTGCACGGCGAGCACGACGCGCAGACCATGGCGACGCTCACGAGCTCGGTGCAGGGCGGATCCGACCCCGGCTACGACCTCGTCGACGCCGGCTTCACCGCGGCGGCGGGTACGGGCGGGCTGCTCGCGCCCGTCTCGGCCGACACGATCCCCAACCTCGCGACCGTGCCCGACGCGACCGTGCAGGCGGGCGGCGGCTTCGGGATCCCCTACCGCGCCTCGTCCGTGCTCCTCGCCTACGACTCCACGGAGGTCACCGACCCGCCGAGGACGCTCGACGACCTGCTCGCGTGGATCACCGCGCACCCCGGCCAGTTCGCCTACAACTCCCCCTCCACCGGCGGATCCGGCGGCGCCTTCGTGACCACCGTGCTCGACTCGCACCTCGACGACGCCACGCGGGAGAAGATGACGACCGGCTACGACCAGTCGCTCGAGGGCGCGTGGGACGCGGGCTTCGACCAGCTCAGGAGCCTGAACGCCTCCATGTACCAGGGCGGCGTGTACCCGAACGGCAACAACCAGGTGCTCGACCTGCTCGGCACGGGCGCCATCCAGATGGCCCCCGTCTGGAGCGACCAGGTCATCACCGCGCAGAAGTCGGGCACGCTGCCGTCGACGGTCCGGTACACCCAGATCTCCGCCCCGGCCTTCACCGGCCACGCCTCCTTCCTCGGCATCCCGAAGACGGCCGAGCACGCGGACGTCGCGCGGAAGCTGGCCGACTACGTCCTCTCCGCCGAGGGCCAGGCGGTCATCGCGAGCACCATCGCGGGCTACCCCGTCATCTCGCTCGACCAGGTGCCCGAGGACCTCAGGGCGCAGTTCTCCTCCGCCGACCCCGCGACCCTCCGCCCCGGCTACCAGAGCCAGATGGCGTCCGACATGTCGAACCTGTGGGACCGGAAGGTGCCCGGCCAGTGA
- a CDS encoding ABC transporter permease, translated as MTAVRTAAPAARAVRARRVSPETRRAGVGLALALPPALLLAVFVGIPVVLAIGFSLGHTGGLNSTVASIGLGTRTATSWWGTFDAYVDVFTDPRFVRDLGVTVLVTVVSTAIVIALSLAIALNLRLRGGRLASVFAGLAIVPLFIPVVIASWAILTFYSGDGFVRTAFALLGLEGPTWGYTTVAVVIGSVWTSLPFATLMATSGVQGIPDAMIEAARDAGASTWAIVTRVLVPLAAIPLVIATTFTAIGVLGSFTVPYFTGPNAPSMLGVDISKYFTGFNHPQQSIVMAVVVFVLASGIAFLYVRANFRSAKKEGRV; from the coding sequence GTGACGGCCGTCCGGACGGCGGCCCCCGCCGCCCGGGCCGTCCGCGCCAGGCGGGTCTCCCCGGAGACCCGCCGTGCCGGCGTCGGCCTGGCCCTCGCCCTCCCGCCGGCGCTGCTGCTCGCCGTGTTCGTCGGGATCCCCGTCGTGCTCGCGATCGGCTTCAGCCTCGGCCACACGGGCGGGCTCAACAGCACCGTCGCGTCGATCGGCCTCGGCACGCGCACCGCCACGAGCTGGTGGGGCACCTTCGACGCCTACGTCGACGTGTTCACCGACCCGCGCTTCGTCCGCGACCTCGGGGTGACGGTGCTCGTGACGGTCGTCTCCACCGCGATCGTCATCGCCCTGTCGCTCGCGATCGCGCTCAACCTGCGCCTGCGCGGCGGGCGGCTCGCCTCGGTGTTCGCGGGCCTCGCGATCGTGCCGCTGTTCATCCCCGTGGTCATCGCCTCCTGGGCGATCCTCACGTTCTACTCGGGCGACGGCTTCGTCCGCACGGCGTTCGCGCTCCTCGGACTCGAGGGGCCGACGTGGGGCTACACGACCGTCGCGGTGGTCATCGGATCGGTCTGGACGAGCCTGCCGTTCGCGACGCTCATGGCGACCTCGGGCGTGCAGGGCATCCCCGACGCCATGATCGAGGCGGCCCGCGACGCCGGCGCCTCCACGTGGGCGATCGTCACGCGCGTGCTCGTGCCGCTGGCCGCCATCCCCCTCGTGATCGCGACGACGTTCACGGCCATCGGCGTGCTCGGCTCGTTCACCGTGCCGTACTTCACCGGCCCGAACGCGCCCAGCATGCTCGGCGTCGACATCTCGAAGTACTTCACGGGCTTCAACCACCCGCAGCAGTCGATCGTGATGGCGGTCGTCGTCTTCGTGCTCGCCTCCGGGATCGCGTTCCTCTACGTGCGCGCCAACTTCCGTTCGGCGAAGAAGGAGGGCCGGGTCTGA
- a CDS encoding ABC transporter permease, with protein MRALLSARGWIQAALFAVVAVFILGPLLWLAAHAFATDWDYPSLLPAGLTLRWWSVVFEDPQLAAAVRNSLYFAPITVLVSALVCLPAAYAFSRFSFPGRRILLVGLFATNAFPKMGLFVSMASLFYGLHLMNTVAGIVIVQLIGTVVFMTWIPAAAFSAVPRSLEEAARDAGAGRVRTFLHVTLPLALPGILVAVLMSFLAAFDEAQGTYLVGAPVYMTMPTEMYSLVLNHPKQVAAVFAILLSVPSVALLLLARRHIMGGRLAEGFQIR; from the coding sequence ATGCGCGCGCTCCTCTCCGCCCGCGGGTGGATCCAGGCCGCCCTGTTCGCGGTCGTCGCGGTCTTCATCCTCGGCCCGCTCCTCTGGCTCGCGGCGCACGCCTTCGCCACGGACTGGGACTACCCGAGCCTCCTGCCCGCCGGCCTCACGCTCCGCTGGTGGTCCGTCGTGTTCGAGGACCCGCAGCTCGCCGCGGCCGTGCGCAACTCGCTGTACTTCGCGCCCATCACGGTGCTGGTCTCGGCGCTGGTGTGCCTGCCCGCGGCCTACGCCTTCTCGCGGTTCTCGTTCCCCGGGCGGCGGATCCTCCTCGTGGGCCTGTTCGCCACGAACGCGTTCCCCAAGATGGGGCTCTTCGTGTCGATGGCGTCGCTGTTCTACGGGCTGCACCTCATGAACACCGTCGCGGGCATCGTCATCGTGCAGCTGATCGGCACGGTCGTGTTCATGACCTGGATCCCGGCCGCCGCGTTCAGCGCCGTGCCGCGCTCCCTCGAGGAGGCCGCGCGCGACGCGGGCGCGGGCCGCGTGCGCACGTTCCTGCACGTGACCCTGCCGCTCGCGCTGCCCGGGATCCTCGTGGCGGTCCTCATGTCGTTCCTCGCCGCCTTCGACGAGGCGCAGGGCACGTACCTCGTCGGCGCTCCCGTCTACATGACCATGCCGACCGAGATGTACTCGCTCGTCCTCAACCACCCGAAGCAGGTCGCCGCCGTGTTCGCGATCCTCCTCTCCGTCCCCTCCGTCGCCCTCCTCCTGCTCGCCCGCCGCCACATCATGGGCGGGCGTCTGGCCGAGGGCTTCCAGATCCGTTAG
- a CDS encoding ABC transporter ATP-binding protein, whose translation MTASALPSTASAPARGHDDATAIAPASGLLVAGLSKDLGGRTIVDDLHLDVARGELVALLGPSGCGKTTTLRMIAGFLEPDRGSVHVGGRDVTAAGPDRRPSAMVFQNYALWPHLTVFKNVAFPLTLRKLPKDEVGRRVMAALETVNLAHHAHSRPAHISGGEQQRAALARAIVQEPDLLLLDEPLSNLDAKLRVKVREEIRDIQQRLGITTLMVTHDQDEALAISDRVAVMHEGRIEQVSAPTELYARPRTLVVASFIGSMNLLPAPRLQGTTPETLVPGAPTAFAPTSADRDVWAVRPEDVSFAPRGPQPEAEATSVVVRRVLPHGHFQELVLDAGGVEVRALVTGSAPAVGAGGTVVLRDVRHYRDGALVDDGPRSSAAASASPASERAASAGAVR comes from the coding sequence ATGACCGCATCCGCACTCCCCTCCACCGCATCCGCCCCCGCGCGCGGGCACGACGACGCCACCGCGATCGCCCCGGCGTCCGGGCTCCTCGTCGCCGGGCTCTCCAAGGACCTCGGCGGGCGCACGATCGTCGACGACCTCCACCTCGACGTCGCGCGCGGCGAGCTCGTCGCGCTGCTCGGCCCCAGCGGCTGCGGCAAGACGACGACGCTGCGCATGATCGCGGGCTTCCTCGAGCCCGACCGCGGATCCGTCCACGTGGGCGGCCGCGACGTCACCGCCGCGGGCCCCGACCGTCGGCCGAGCGCGATGGTGTTCCAGAACTACGCGCTCTGGCCGCACCTCACGGTCTTCAAGAACGTCGCGTTCCCGCTCACGCTGCGGAAGCTGCCCAAGGACGAGGTCGGCCGGCGCGTGATGGCGGCCCTCGAGACCGTGAACCTCGCCCACCACGCGCACTCGCGTCCCGCTCACATCTCGGGCGGCGAGCAGCAGCGCGCCGCCCTCGCCCGCGCCATCGTGCAGGAGCCCGACCTGCTGCTCCTCGACGAGCCGCTGTCGAACCTCGACGCGAAGCTGCGGGTGAAGGTGCGCGAGGAGATCCGCGACATCCAGCAGCGGCTCGGGATCACGACCCTCATGGTCACGCACGACCAGGACGAGGCGCTCGCCATCTCCGACCGCGTGGCCGTGATGCACGAGGGCCGGATCGAGCAGGTGTCCGCGCCCACGGAGCTGTACGCGAGGCCCCGGACGCTCGTGGTCGCGTCGTTCATCGGCAGCATGAACCTGCTGCCGGCGCCGCGCCTGCAGGGGACGACGCCGGAGACGCTCGTCCCGGGGGCGCCCACGGCGTTCGCGCCGACGTCCGCCGACCGGGACGTCTGGGCGGTGCGGCCCGAGGACGTGTCCTTCGCGCCGCGGGGCCCGCAGCCCGAGGCCGAGGCGACCTCGGTCGTCGTCCGCCGCGTGCTGCCGCACGGCCACTTCCAGGAGCTCGTGCTCGACGCGGGCGGCGTGGAGGTGCGCGCGCTCGTCACCGGATCCGCGCCCGCGGTCGGCGCCGGCGGCACCGTCGTGCTGCGCGACGTGCGGCACTACCGCGACGGGGCGCTCGTGGACGACGGGCCCCGGTCCTCCGCCGCCGCCTCCGCCTCTCCGGCCTCCGAGCGCGCCGCGAGCGCGGGCGCGGTCCGATGA
- a CDS encoding inositol monophosphatase family protein produces MTAATAHRGDSSRHRENTLAALRSAAEAGAAVVEVDVRITRDGEAVLLHDATLERLWGADARVADLDLAEVRGLGGGATRIPLLAEALELLAGTDAELVIDMASGDPAAAAHAVVAAAPRAPRVAWCGHVDGMRTIRALDPHAVIWLPWADAVPPTAADLAELRPAVVNLPHLLVGPALVAAVHALGARVAAWTVDEPAQMAWLAAIGVDAITTNELPLVLDVLARRAADASAADAAAVDPAAERLRARSVARDLAGWAVHRVRSHAVGDVATKANPADHVTEIDRAVERDVRAVIGAQFPHHVLVGEEYGGEAVPGRPCWYLDPVDGTANLANGVPWTSFSLALVVDGAPVVGVVADPWRGTLVEAAHGEGAWSDGRRLDLAATPHGVVAPAADPLRGRMVSTELAGHAPWPGMLPLLGALAERYCTLRIMGSGTLTVAGIALGHGAGAVIGQFGPVDHLAATLIVREAGGVVLDADGDDALFPASGGVLAARDRRTAEALHALWRDAIVAELAAAVPADTVAGLEAPALPAAPAA; encoded by the coding sequence ATGACCGCCGCGACCGCCCACCGCGGCGACTCCTCCCGGCACCGCGAGAACACGCTGGCCGCCCTCCGCTCGGCGGCCGAGGCCGGCGCGGCGGTCGTCGAGGTCGACGTGCGGATCACGCGCGACGGCGAGGCGGTGCTGCTGCACGACGCGACGCTCGAGCGCCTCTGGGGCGCCGACGCGCGCGTCGCCGACCTCGACCTCGCGGAGGTGCGCGGCCTCGGCGGCGGCGCGACGCGGATCCCGCTGCTCGCCGAGGCGCTGGAGCTGCTGGCCGGCACCGACGCGGAGCTCGTGATCGACATGGCCTCGGGCGATCCCGCGGCCGCCGCCCACGCGGTCGTCGCGGCCGCCCCGCGTGCGCCGCGCGTCGCGTGGTGCGGCCACGTCGACGGCATGCGGACGATCCGCGCGCTCGACCCCCACGCCGTGATCTGGCTGCCCTGGGCGGACGCCGTGCCGCCGACCGCCGCCGACCTCGCGGAGCTCCGCCCCGCCGTGGTCAACCTGCCGCACCTCCTCGTGGGACCCGCGCTCGTCGCGGCCGTGCACGCGCTGGGCGCCCGCGTCGCCGCGTGGACCGTCGACGAGCCCGCGCAGATGGCGTGGCTCGCCGCGATCGGCGTGGACGCGATCACGACGAACGAGCTGCCGCTCGTCCTCGACGTGCTCGCGCGCCGGGCCGCGGACGCCTCCGCGGCCGACGCGGCGGCCGTGGACCCCGCCGCGGAGCGCCTCCGCGCGCGGTCCGTGGCCCGTGACCTCGCCGGCTGGGCCGTGCACCGCGTCCGTTCGCACGCGGTGGGCGACGTGGCGACGAAGGCGAACCCGGCCGACCACGTGACCGAGATCGACCGCGCCGTCGAGCGCGACGTGCGCGCCGTGATCGGCGCCCAGTTCCCGCACCACGTGCTGGTCGGCGAGGAGTACGGCGGCGAGGCCGTGCCGGGCCGGCCGTGCTGGTACCTCGACCCGGTCGACGGCACCGCGAACCTCGCGAACGGCGTGCCGTGGACGAGCTTCTCGCTCGCGCTCGTGGTCGACGGCGCGCCCGTGGTGGGCGTCGTCGCGGATCCGTGGCGCGGCACGCTCGTCGAGGCGGCCCACGGCGAGGGCGCCTGGTCGGACGGGCGCCGGCTCGACCTGGCGGCTACCCCGCACGGCGTCGTCGCGCCCGCGGCCGATCCCCTGCGCGGCCGGATGGTGAGCACCGAGCTCGCGGGCCACGCGCCTTGGCCGGGGATGCTGCCGCTGCTGGGCGCGCTCGCGGAGCGCTACTGCACGCTGCGGATCATGGGATCCGGCACCCTGACGGTCGCCGGCATCGCGCTCGGGCACGGCGCGGGCGCGGTCATCGGGCAGTTCGGTCCCGTCGACCACCTCGCGGCGACGCTCATCGTGCGCGAGGCGGGCGGCGTGGTCCTCGACGCCGACGGGGACGACGCGCTCTTCCCGGCGTCCGGCGGCGTGCTCGCCGCGCGGGACCGGCGGACGGCCGAGGCGCTGCACGCGCTGTGGCGCGACGCGATCGTCGCCGAGCTCGCGGCTGCGGTGCCGGCGGATACCGTGGCCGGCCTGGAGGCTCCGGCGCTCCCCGCGGCTCCCGCGGCCTAG
- a CDS encoding NUDIX domain-containing protein: protein MTVDLPPEPARGAHRDSGDAWVEGPDGQRFWGAYGAAGLLVHDPARGVLLQHRVAWSHHGGTWGLPGGARHAGESAVDGAARESAEEAGVPPAGIRPVLATVLDLGFWSYTTVTARVLRPFAPRVADAESIELRWVPVDEVSALPLHPGFGRSWDMLRRELDREVALVVDTANLLGSRPDGWWRDRAGSTSRLLAELDGLARDGLPAADLGLPGDVRWPDVVAVVEGHARDAALPSSPVPDPAEPTLRAPGVAVVAASADGDGEIVRVVGGARGAGREVVVVTADRGLQARVEALGARVLGPGRIRALLDARADRAAG from the coding sequence ATGACCGTCGACCTCCCGCCCGAGCCCGCGCGCGGAGCGCATCGCGACAGCGGTGACGCGTGGGTCGAGGGTCCCGACGGCCAGCGCTTCTGGGGCGCCTACGGCGCCGCCGGCCTCCTCGTGCACGATCCGGCCCGCGGCGTGCTGCTGCAGCACCGCGTCGCGTGGAGCCACCACGGCGGCACGTGGGGCCTGCCGGGCGGGGCGCGGCACGCGGGCGAGTCGGCGGTCGACGGCGCCGCGCGCGAGTCGGCGGAGGAGGCGGGGGTGCCGCCCGCGGGGATCCGGCCCGTGCTCGCCACCGTGCTCGACCTCGGGTTCTGGAGCTACACGACCGTCACCGCGCGGGTCCTCCGCCCGTTCGCGCCGCGCGTGGCCGACGCGGAGAGCATCGAGCTGCGCTGGGTGCCCGTGGACGAGGTGTCCGCGCTGCCGCTGCACCCGGGCTTCGGCCGCTCCTGGGACATGCTGCGGCGGGAGCTCGACCGCGAGGTCGCGCTCGTGGTCGACACCGCGAACCTGCTCGGCTCCCGGCCCGACGGCTGGTGGCGCGACCGGGCCGGATCCACGTCCCGCCTCCTCGCGGAGCTCGACGGCCTCGCGCGCGACGGCCTCCCCGCCGCCGACCTCGGGCTGCCGGGCGACGTGCGCTGGCCCGACGTGGTGGCGGTCGTGGAGGGGCACGCGCGCGACGCGGCGCTCCCCTCCTCGCCCGTGCCGGATCCCGCGGAGCCCACCCTGCGGGCTCCCGGCGTGGCCGTGGTCGCCGCCTCCGCGGACGGCGACGGCGAGATCGTGCGCGTCGTGGGCGGCGCGCGGGGAGCGGGCCGCGAGGTCGTCGTGGTCACCGCCGACCGCGGGCTCCAGGCGCGCGTCGAGGCGCTCGGCGCGCGCGTGCTCGGACCCGGGCGGATCCGCGCGCTGCTCGACGCGCGCGCGGACCGCGCCGCGGGCTAG